Proteins encoded together in one Prevotella scopos JCM 17725 window:
- a CDS encoding 4-alpha-glucanotransferase produces the protein MNIQFHINYQTYYGQDLVLNIITGQHNGAVEASQYRMRTADGYHWEVEVKKDAKPGTHIEYFYSILCGDTEQRKEWGVINHRLDFDTERSLNYRVYDHWSDIPDNAYLYTSAITDCVAGKKLLKGKLNNYNKAVTLKVRAPQLGATDELFLVGAESALGAWNVKKALKMVQHNINEWSYTLDATKLVGDQIELKFFVKSNDSNENLVWEYSDNRTLLLPTMDEGDVVVYELTEAAFPLPAIRVAGTLVPVFSLRSETSFGIGDFGDLKKMIDWVSMTNQRALQILPINDTTITHTWTDSYPYSCISIFALHPQYANLTALPALKDKKQSEKFEKLRKELNALPQIDYERVNDAKNEYLHLLFEQEGAKVLESSTFKTFFAETESWLVPYAQYSYMRDKFGTADFSHWPDHKQWDEADRKALSNPKDKAYKEVAFFYYVQFVLSSQLKAVHEYAQAHKIILKGDIPIGVNRYGCDVWTEPRYFNLNGQAGAPPDDFSVNGQNWGFPTYNWDEMIKDGCQWWVNRFQNMAQYFDAYRIDHVLGFFRIWEIPIHSVHGLLGQFAPSLGMSREEIEGYGLHWQEELFTEPFIADWVLDRIFREHADEVRQKYVEHVWGDRYKMRPAYDTQRKVEKAFAGKNSDVDIWLRDGLYALISNVLFVRDHKDPNRFHPRICVQFDFIYESLYDSDKAIFNKLYNDYYYRRNNQFWYQEAMKKLPKLVNATRMLVCAEDLGMVPDCVAWVMNELRILSLEIQSMPKDPKVRFGHLSENPYRSVSTISTHDMATLRQWWDEDWERAQDYFNSMLHRGGPAPHPLPGWLARDIVSRHLTSPSLLCILGIQDWMSIDEELRLADPNAERINVPSNPKHYWRYRMHVSIEDLMKNKAFNEQMTDLIYQAGR, from the coding sequence ATGAACATACAGTTTCACATAAACTACCAGACCTACTATGGGCAAGACCTTGTCCTGAATATTATTACAGGTCAACACAACGGGGCTGTTGAGGCCTCACAGTATAGAATGCGCACTGCTGACGGCTACCACTGGGAGGTGGAAGTGAAGAAAGATGCAAAGCCAGGAACGCATATCGAATATTTCTACAGCATTCTCTGTGGCGATACCGAACAGCGAAAGGAATGGGGCGTAATCAATCACCGACTGGATTTTGATACAGAACGCAGTCTTAATTATCGTGTTTACGACCATTGGAGTGACATTCCGGACAATGCTTATCTCTATACTTCTGCTATTACCGATTGTGTTGCGGGTAAGAAGTTACTGAAGGGAAAACTCAATAACTACAACAAAGCTGTCACGCTGAAGGTGCGTGCGCCACAGTTAGGTGCTACGGATGAGCTTTTCCTTGTAGGTGCTGAGTCTGCATTAGGTGCTTGGAACGTGAAGAAGGCATTGAAGATGGTACAGCATAATATCAACGAGTGGAGTTATACCTTAGATGCAACAAAGCTTGTTGGCGACCAGATTGAGCTAAAGTTCTTCGTCAAGAGCAATGATAGTAATGAGAATCTCGTTTGGGAATATAGCGACAACCGCACCTTACTATTGCCAACAATGGATGAAGGCGACGTTGTTGTTTATGAGTTGACAGAGGCTGCTTTCCCACTTCCTGCTATTCGCGTTGCTGGAACATTGGTTCCTGTTTTCTCACTTCGTTCGGAAACAAGCTTCGGTATCGGCGACTTCGGTGATTTAAAGAAGATGATTGACTGGGTAAGTATGACCAACCAGCGTGCGCTGCAGATTCTCCCTATCAACGACACAACTATCACTCACACTTGGACAGACTCTTATCCATATAGCTGTATCTCTATCTTTGCCCTCCATCCACAGTATGCTAACCTTACAGCATTACCTGCGTTGAAGGACAAGAAACAGAGTGAGAAGTTCGAGAAACTGCGCAAAGAGCTCAACGCACTGCCACAGATTGACTATGAGCGCGTGAACGATGCGAAGAATGAATATCTCCATCTGCTTTTTGAACAGGAGGGTGCTAAGGTACTCGAAAGCAGTACTTTCAAAACCTTCTTTGCTGAAACTGAGAGTTGGCTTGTCCCTTACGCACAATATTCATATATGAGAGATAAGTTCGGCACAGCCGATTTCTCTCACTGGCCAGATCATAAGCAATGGGATGAAGCAGACCGCAAGGCATTGTCTAACCCTAAGGATAAGGCTTATAAGGAGGTAGCATTCTTCTATTATGTACAATTCGTGCTGAGTAGTCAGCTGAAAGCCGTGCACGAATATGCACAGGCACATAAGATAATCCTCAAGGGTGACATTCCTATTGGTGTCAACCGCTATGGCTGTGACGTATGGACAGAACCACGTTACTTCAACCTTAACGGACAGGCGGGTGCTCCACCTGATGACTTCTCAGTAAACGGTCAGAACTGGGGGTTCCCTACTTACAACTGGGATGAGATGATTAAGGACGGCTGTCAGTGGTGGGTAAACCGCTTCCAGAATATGGCGCAGTACTTTGATGCTTATCGTATTGACCACGTACTCGGCTTCTTCCGTATCTGGGAGATTCCTATTCATTCGGTACACGGACTGCTTGGACAGTTCGCTCCATCGCTTGGTATGAGCCGTGAGGAGATTGAAGGCTATGGTCTGCACTGGCAGGAAGAACTCTTCACAGAGCCATTCATTGCAGATTGGGTACTCGACCGCATCTTCCGTGAGCACGCTGATGAGGTGAGACAGAAGTATGTGGAACACGTATGGGGCGACAGATACAAGATGCGTCCAGCATATGATACACAGCGAAAGGTTGAGAAAGCATTTGCTGGTAAGAACTCAGATGTTGATATCTGGCTGCGCGATGGTCTTTACGCATTGATTAGTAATGTACTCTTCGTTCGTGACCATAAGGATCCAAACCGTTTCCATCCACGTATCTGCGTACAGTTCGACTTCATTTATGAGAGTCTCTACGATAGCGATAAGGCTATATTCAATAAGCTTTACAACGATTACTACTATCGTCGTAACAACCAGTTCTGGTATCAGGAAGCAATGAAAAAACTACCAAAGTTAGTCAATGCGACTCGTATGCTTGTCTGTGCAGAAGACTTGGGAATGGTTCCTGATTGCGTGGCATGGGTAATGAACGAACTACGCATCCTCAGTCTTGAGATTCAGAGTATGCCAAAGGACCCTAAGGTTCGCTTCGGTCATCTTAGTGAGAACCCTTATCGTAGTGTTAGCACCATCTCTACTCATGACATGGCAACACTACGTCAGTGGTGGGATGAAGACTGGGAACGTGCGCAGGACTACTTCAATAGTATGTTACATCGCGGTGGTCCAGCACCTCATCCACTGCCAGGTTGGTTGGCAAGAGACATCGTTAGCCGTCACCTAACATCCCCAAGTCTACTCTGTATCCTCGGTATTCAGGACTGGATGAGTATTGATGAGGAATTGCGTTTGGCTGACCCTAATGCAGAACGTATCAATGTCCCCTCTAACCCTAAGCATTACTGGCGTTACCGTATGCACGTTAGCATTGAGGACCTGATGAAGAATAAAGCTTTCAATGAGCAGATGACAGACCTTATCTATCAGGCGGGGCGATAA
- a CDS encoding IS1634 family transposase encodes MHANVQTRFNPATGDMAPYYRIKESYRDVQGHVHSLILLNIGFEPSLTAVQVRKIAYALTERFKNRSTPSLFKEHLDGLTPIEQAKADEWWSRMENEGGIDRFNKEEQKSLRKYENYVDLETAKYTDARNVGAEWLCKQTIDKLQLEGFLRKNGWTENTIHTALSALIVRTVYAVSERSSYYYLRDNSAAGELYSGVPGWTPGINSLYKVTDKLYELKEQLERHLCNVTDDLFNIDNKLMLFDLTNFYFEGSKRNSNKAKFGRSKEKRSDCKLLVLALCINKEGFIRYSSILEGNTADPKSLPNMIDTLAKRNPSRTKDTLVVMDAGVATEENLELIKRKGYNYLCVSRTKMKDYTLSDDNKSVTVMDARRQKITLKEVKTEDDKDYYLEITSPSKAMTESSMNRVWRERFEMELKRINDGISKKGGTKTYEKVVERTGRAIQKYPSIAKFYQISYIKDEKKPKQMLRVDWEIKDLSAMESGHGVYFLRSNVRTLSERVTWEYYNLIREIECTNRQLKNDLNLRPIYHQKDERSDAHLFFGLLAYWVVNTIRCQLKREGESCYWTEIVRRMSTQKLVTTKGKNPLGENIEMRQCSSPSKQAKQIYDKLNLKHSPYKKNKICRTQSP; translated from the coding sequence ATGCACGCAAATGTACAGACACGATTCAACCCTGCAACAGGTGACATGGCTCCTTATTATCGCATTAAGGAGTCATATCGTGACGTGCAGGGTCATGTACATTCGCTAATTCTGTTGAACATCGGGTTCGAACCTTCACTTACAGCCGTACAGGTTCGAAAAATTGCATACGCACTTACCGAACGCTTCAAAAACAGAAGTACACCCTCGCTTTTCAAGGAACATCTTGACGGACTTACTCCTATTGAACAGGCAAAGGCTGACGAATGGTGGAGCCGTATGGAGAACGAAGGTGGAATTGATAGGTTTAACAAGGAAGAGCAGAAATCGCTGAGAAAATATGAGAACTACGTTGACCTTGAGACGGCAAAATATACTGACGCAAGGAATGTCGGTGCTGAGTGGCTCTGCAAGCAGACGATAGACAAACTGCAATTAGAGGGTTTCCTGCGCAAAAACGGCTGGACGGAGAATACAATACACACAGCTTTGTCAGCATTGATTGTTCGCACAGTATATGCTGTTTCTGAACGTTCGTCTTATTATTATTTGCGTGATAACTCGGCTGCTGGTGAACTTTATAGTGGAGTTCCTGGCTGGACACCAGGAATCAATTCTCTGTATAAAGTCACTGACAAATTATATGAACTAAAGGAACAGTTAGAGCGTCATCTGTGCAACGTTACTGACGATCTCTTTAATATAGACAACAAGTTGATGCTCTTCGACTTAACCAACTTCTATTTCGAGGGCAGCAAGCGTAACAGCAACAAGGCCAAGTTCGGCCGATCAAAAGAAAAACGCTCTGACTGTAAGCTACTTGTACTTGCACTATGTATCAATAAAGAAGGTTTTATACGTTATTCTTCTATCTTGGAGGGTAATACAGCAGACCCTAAGTCTCTGCCCAATATGATTGATACGTTAGCAAAGAGGAATCCATCACGGACAAAAGATACGCTCGTTGTCATGGATGCAGGTGTTGCCACGGAAGAGAACTTGGAGCTGATCAAAAGAAAAGGTTACAATTATCTCTGCGTATCCCGTACAAAGATGAAGGACTATACGCTCAGTGATGATAACAAGAGTGTTACGGTAATGGATGCCCGTCGGCAGAAAATAACGCTGAAAGAGGTTAAGACAGAAGATGACAAGGATTATTATCTCGAAATAACATCTCCTTCGAAAGCTATGACAGAGTCGTCTATGAACAGGGTCTGGAGAGAGCGTTTTGAGATGGAACTGAAGAGAATAAACGATGGAATCTCCAAGAAAGGTGGAACAAAAACCTATGAAAAGGTTGTTGAACGTACAGGACGTGCCATACAGAAGTACCCATCTATAGCGAAGTTCTATCAGATAAGCTACATAAAAGATGAGAAGAAACCCAAGCAGATGCTGCGCGTAGACTGGGAGATAAAAGACCTCTCTGCAATGGAGTCCGGTCACGGAGTCTACTTCCTCCGCAGCAATGTCAGGACACTTTCTGAGCGTGTGACATGGGAATACTACAATCTCATTCGTGAGATAGAATGCACGAACAGGCAACTTAAGAATGACCTCAACCTCCGTCCTATCTATCATCAGAAAGATGAGCGAAGCGACGCACACCTCTTCTTCGGTTTATTAGCCTATTGGGTGGTAAACACCATCCGCTGTCAATTAAAACGAGAAGGAGAATCCTGTTACTGGACTGAGATTGTACGACGTATGAGCACCCAGAAGCTCGTCACAACAAAAGGGAAAAATCCATTAGGTGAGAACATCGAGATGCGCCAATGTAGTAGTCCTTCGAAGCAAGCAAAACAGATATACGATAAGTTGAACTTAAAACACTCACCATACAAAAAGAATAAAATTTGTAGGACACAGAGTCCATAA
- a CDS encoding SLC45 family MFS transporter → MKQKPNLSFWQLWNLSFGFFGVQIAYALQSANISRIFATLGADPHNLSYFWILPPLMGIVVQPIVGSFSDKTWTRFGRRIPYLFVGAAISVLVMCLLPNAGSLGMAVSTAMVFGLVSLMFLDTSINMAMQPFKMLVGDMVNEKQKTLAYSIQSFLCNAGSIAGYVFPFLFTFLGISNQAPSGVVPDSVVYSFYIGAAILILCVIYTTTMVKEMPPKVYAEYHSLQKKEETTKSNLFTLLKSAPSTFWKVGLVQFFCWFAFMYMWTYTNGTVAANCWGVDMLAHDATMTKDYQEAGNWVGILFAVQAIGSVVWAMVLPQFKNTKLAYSFSLILGGAGFVLAAFVHNQYVMFIPFLLIGCAWAAILAMPFTLVTNALEGYGHLGTYLGLFNGTICIPQIIAAAIGGVILQLVGSVQSNMMIVAGVSLFLGAMSVGFIKVHRPAEQG, encoded by the coding sequence ATGAAACAAAAGCCTAACTTAAGCTTCTGGCAACTTTGGAACCTCAGCTTCGGGTTCTTCGGAGTACAGATTGCATACGCACTACAGAGTGCCAACATCTCACGTATCTTTGCGACTTTAGGTGCTGATCCTCATAATCTTAGCTATTTTTGGATACTTCCTCCGCTGATGGGTATCGTCGTGCAGCCTATTGTAGGTTCATTCTCAGATAAAACATGGACACGCTTCGGACGCCGCATTCCTTACCTTTTCGTAGGTGCAGCTATATCCGTCCTCGTGATGTGTCTATTGCCAAATGCAGGCTCTTTAGGTATGGCTGTGTCAACTGCTATGGTGTTTGGACTCGTCTCATTGATGTTCCTCGACACAAGTATCAATATGGCTATGCAACCCTTTAAGATGTTGGTGGGAGACATGGTCAACGAGAAACAGAAGACACTCGCCTACTCTATTCAGAGTTTCCTCTGCAATGCAGGTTCTATTGCAGGTTATGTTTTTCCTTTCCTCTTCACCTTCTTGGGTATCTCTAACCAAGCTCCATCAGGTGTAGTACCAGACTCAGTAGTCTATTCTTTCTATATCGGTGCAGCCATCCTCATCCTTTGTGTTATCTATACCACAACCATGGTAAAGGAGATGCCACCAAAGGTTTATGCCGAATACCATTCTTTACAGAAAAAAGAAGAGACTACAAAGTCTAATCTCTTCACCTTATTAAAGTCTGCACCATCTACCTTCTGGAAAGTTGGTTTGGTACAGTTCTTCTGCTGGTTCGCCTTTATGTATATGTGGACTTACACCAATGGAACCGTAGCAGCAAACTGCTGGGGTGTTGACATGCTTGCTCATGATGCAACGATGACAAAGGATTATCAAGAAGCAGGCAATTGGGTAGGAATCTTGTTTGCCGTACAAGCCATTGGTTCAGTGGTCTGGGCAATGGTTCTTCCACAGTTCAAGAATACCAAACTCGCATACTCCTTCTCGCTTATCTTAGGTGGAGCAGGCTTTGTTCTCGCAGCCTTCGTGCACAATCAGTACGTGATGTTCATCCCATTCCTCCTCATCGGATGCGCTTGGGCGGCGATATTGGCAATGCCATTCACCTTAGTGACGAATGCGCTCGAGGGTTATGGCCACTTGGGAACTTATCTTGGCTTGTTCAACGGAACCATCTGTATTCCACAGATTATCGCTGCTGCTATTGGTGGCGTGATACTTCAGTTGGTTGGTTCTGTACAAAGTAATATGATGATTGTTGCAGGCGTTTCTCTATTCCTCGGTGCAATGTCCGTTGGATTCATAAAGGTACATCGTCCTGCAGAGCAAGGGTAA
- a CDS encoding LacI family DNA-binding transcriptional regulator, whose amino-acid sequence MSDETNITMKDIARDLGVSVATVSRALKDSPRISAEKREAIKKYAQEHNFYPNFLAESLRKSKVQPIKVIGVIVPQLDHFYFSSILSGIEEEASSRGYRIMVAQSRESYEDEVKICRAFSESKVCGIIVSQAKNTMKYDHFQTLIDKGIPLVFYDRISTGINASRVVVDDYMGAFSAVTHLINTGCKRIAYYGTSLTMQIAKNRYNGYLDALLKNGMHPNEQLIKNCDNRSEAELITPSIMRLPEPPDAFFAVNDDTAIGILYSCKRLGFRVPEDISICGFTNGQRAIACDPMLTTVEQRGIRIGEEAASILIDQVEGRLPKDKIEKRVVRTRLIIRGTTR is encoded by the coding sequence ATGAGTGACGAAACTAACATAACAATGAAAGATATAGCTCGAGACCTAGGTGTTTCGGTCGCTACCGTCTCTCGTGCGCTCAAAGACAGCCCTCGTATCTCTGCTGAAAAACGTGAGGCAATAAAGAAGTATGCACAAGAACATAACTTCTATCCTAACTTTCTTGCTGAGAGTCTGCGCAAAAGTAAGGTACAACCGATTAAGGTTATCGGTGTCATCGTGCCACAGCTTGACCACTTCTACTTCTCATCTATTCTTTCTGGTATCGAAGAAGAGGCTTCTTCACGTGGCTATCGAATTATGGTTGCACAGAGCCGAGAGAGCTATGAGGACGAAGTGAAGATCTGCCGAGCATTTTCGGAAAGTAAGGTTTGCGGAATTATTGTCTCTCAAGCCAAGAACACTATGAAGTACGATCATTTCCAAACGCTCATTGACAAGGGTATTCCTTTGGTATTCTACGATCGTATCAGTACGGGTATAAATGCGAGCCGAGTAGTTGTTGATGACTATATGGGTGCTTTCTCTGCCGTCACACACCTTATTAATACTGGTTGCAAGCGTATTGCTTATTACGGCACGTCCTTAACAATGCAAATCGCAAAGAATCGTTATAATGGATATCTTGACGCCTTACTGAAAAATGGTATGCATCCTAACGAGCAACTGATAAAGAACTGCGACAACAGATCAGAAGCCGAGCTTATCACGCCAAGCATAATGCGACTTCCCGAACCACCAGATGCCTTCTTTGCCGTCAATGATGATACGGCTATTGGTATTCTTTATTCCTGCAAACGATTAGGTTTCCGTGTACCAGAAGACATCTCTATCTGTGGGTTCACTAATGGCCAACGTGCCATTGCCTGCGACCCAATGCTGACAACTGTGGAACAAAGAGGAATCCGCATAGGAGAAGAGGCAGCAAGTATTCTCATCGATCAGGTGGAAGGAAGATTGCCTAAGGATAAAATAGAGAAACGAGTAGTGAGAACAAGGCTGATTATCAGGGGGACTACAAGGTAA
- a CDS encoding SusC/RagA family TonB-linked outer membrane protein, giving the protein MKQVKCKIPVRILTLLLGLFLSVSAFAQSMITGQVKDATGEPVIGASVLINGTSNGTVTDLDGNFSVNVQPGATLTISYIGFQKQQVAATNGMVITLQEDQAQQMNEVVVIGYGAVKKSDLTGSVTALKPDGKNKGLVVNAQDMLAGKVAGVSVTSDGGTPGGGANIRIRGGSSLNASNNPLIVIDGVAMDQTGIKGVSNPLSLVNPQDIESFNVLKDASATAIYGSRGSNGVIIITTKKGRRGLQVSYNGSFTVSKNSKNLDVLSADEYRSLIANKFGTDLYTLDANGNQVPTAYSRLGKANTNWQNEIFRTAFSHDHNVAVSGQVANWLPYRVSAGYTNQQGIIKTSNFERFTGALTLSPSFLNDHLKVTLNAKGMWTKNRYADGEAIKAARQFDPTQPVYASGYDNFGGYYQWLDDGTALNDSSWPKTYYSLATKNPVSILNLKNDRAISRDFLGSADVDYKVHGFEDLRFHVTAGVDVAKGRQVTDVDPASPQAIYYGSYGWESQLKRNMQLSAYAQYYHDFNDKAKNHFDIMAGYEWAHFWHNTKNAYWSYYPSTNGDATLAGKQRNYAPYYYATENYLVSFFGRANWSLMDGRYMVTATVRNDGSSRFKEHWATFPSFAFAWRINEENLFKQIDWLSDLKLRLSWGMTGQQEGIGDYNYFAIYEMNKGNESYYPIAGDGSLARPKAYDPNLKWETTTSYNVGLDWGILKQRLTGSIDWYYRKTNDLLNNATVPAGANFRNQVMSNIGSMYNMGVETSLHWLAVNAKDFNWTMDYNFTYNYNKITNLNGGSDPNYFVPTGGISAGTGGNIQAQHVGNAVNSFHVFQQAYDKNGKPLEGVVVDRNSDGKITDADKYYYKAPAAPVTMGFASRFEYRNWDLGFALRASLGNYVYNDAFASTSNMSNSEIFVKSKFLVNRPTDVVADNWLSTETTSTQTDYWVQNASFLKLDNVTLGYSFANLLKQGSWNGITGRIYGTVNNVFCLTKYKGLDPEVFNGIDNNLYPRPISFILGLNLNF; this is encoded by the coding sequence ATGAAGCAGGTAAAATGCAAAATTCCTGTAAGGATATTGACTCTATTGTTGGGTCTATTCCTTTCAGTTAGTGCCTTTGCACAGTCTATGATTACAGGACAGGTGAAGGATGCTACTGGCGAGCCAGTCATTGGTGCTTCTGTCCTTATCAATGGGACAAGTAATGGTACAGTGACCGACCTTGATGGTAACTTCTCTGTCAATGTACAGCCAGGTGCTACTTTGACAATCTCTTACATTGGATTCCAGAAACAACAGGTGGCTGCAACCAATGGTATGGTAATTACACTTCAGGAAGACCAAGCACAGCAGATGAATGAGGTTGTTGTCATTGGTTATGGTGCTGTTAAGAAGAGCGACCTTACAGGTTCGGTGACAGCCTTAAAGCCAGATGGCAAGAATAAGGGTCTTGTTGTTAATGCACAGGACATGCTTGCTGGTAAGGTTGCCGGTGTGAGTGTAACGAGCGATGGTGGTACTCCTGGTGGCGGTGCTAACATTCGTATTCGTGGTGGTTCTTCTTTGAACGCATCTAACAATCCATTGATTGTGATTGATGGTGTGGCTATGGACCAGACTGGTATTAAGGGTGTTAGCAATCCTTTGTCACTTGTAAACCCACAGGATATTGAGTCTTTCAACGTTTTGAAGGATGCTTCTGCTACTGCAATCTATGGTTCTCGTGGTTCAAATGGTGTTATCATCATTACAACCAAGAAAGGACGTCGTGGCTTGCAGGTGTCTTATAATGGTAGCTTCACCGTTAGTAAGAATTCAAAGAACCTTGACGTCTTGTCTGCCGATGAGTATCGTAGCCTCATAGCAAACAAGTTTGGTACTGATCTTTATACCCTCGATGCTAATGGTAATCAAGTTCCAACAGCTTACTCACGCCTTGGTAAGGCAAATACTAATTGGCAGAATGAAATCTTCCGCACTGCTTTTAGCCACGACCATAACGTAGCCGTTTCTGGTCAAGTTGCTAACTGGTTGCCTTATCGTGTTAGTGCAGGCTACACAAATCAGCAGGGTATCATCAAGACTTCTAACTTTGAGCGTTTCACTGGAGCGTTGACATTGAGCCCTTCTTTCTTGAATGACCACTTGAAGGTTACGTTGAATGCTAAGGGAATGTGGACAAAGAATCGCTATGCTGATGGTGAGGCTATCAAGGCAGCACGTCAGTTTGACCCAACACAGCCAGTCTATGCGTCTGGTTATGACAACTTCGGTGGCTACTACCAGTGGCTTGATGATGGTACAGCGCTCAATGATAGCAGTTGGCCAAAGACCTATTATTCATTGGCAACAAAGAATCCTGTGTCTATTCTTAACCTAAAGAACGACCGTGCTATCAGCCGCGACTTCCTTGGTAGTGCCGATGTTGATTATAAAGTTCATGGCTTTGAAGACCTCCGTTTCCACGTTACTGCAGGTGTTGATGTTGCTAAGGGACGTCAGGTAACAGATGTTGATCCAGCCTCTCCACAGGCTATCTATTATGGTTCTTATGGATGGGAATCACAGTTGAAACGTAACATGCAGCTCTCTGCATACGCTCAGTACTACCACGATTTCAATGATAAAGCAAAGAATCACTTCGATATCATGGCTGGTTATGAGTGGGCACACTTCTGGCATAACACTAAAAACGCTTATTGGAGTTACTATCCATCAACAAACGGTGATGCAACTCTTGCTGGCAAACAACGCAACTATGCACCTTATTACTATGCAACAGAGAACTATCTTGTATCCTTCTTCGGCCGTGCAAACTGGTCTTTGATGGATGGTCGTTATATGGTAACAGCAACCGTACGTAATGATGGTTCTTCACGCTTCAAGGAGCATTGGGCAACGTTCCCATCATTCGCTTTCGCATGGCGTATCAATGAAGAGAATCTTTTCAAGCAGATTGACTGGTTGTCAGACTTGAAACTTCGCCTTAGCTGGGGTATGACTGGTCAGCAGGAAGGTATCGGCGACTATAATTACTTTGCTATATACGAAATGAATAAAGGTAATGAATCTTACTATCCAATCGCTGGTGATGGTTCTTTGGCTCGTCCAAAGGCATATGATCCAAACTTGAAGTGGGAGACTACTACCTCTTATAACGTAGGACTTGATTGGGGTATTCTCAAGCAGCGCCTCACTGGTAGCATTGATTGGTACTATCGCAAGACCAACGACTTGCTCAACAATGCAACCGTACCAGCAGGTGCTAACTTCCGTAATCAGGTAATGAGCAACATTGGTTCTATGTATAATATGGGTGTTGAAACAAGTCTCCACTGGTTGGCAGTGAACGCTAAGGACTTCAACTGGACAATGGATTACAACTTCACCTATAACTATAATAAGATTACGAACCTCAATGGTGGTAGCGATCCAAACTATTTCGTACCAACAGGAGGTATCTCTGCTGGTACAGGTGGTAACATCCAGGCACAGCATGTAGGTAATGCAGTTAACTCTTTCCACGTATTCCAGCAGGCATATGATAAGAATGGCAAGCCGTTGGAGGGCGTAGTTGTCGACCGCAACAGCGATGGTAAGATTACCGATGCAGATAAGTACTACTACAAGGCACCTGCAGCACCTGTAACGATGGGCTTTGCTTCTCGTTTCGAGTATCGTAACTGGGACCTTGGTTTCGCACTCCGTGCAAGTCTTGGTAACTATGTTTACAATGATGCTTTTGCAAGTACTTCTAATATGTCTAACTCAGAAATATTTGTAAAGAGCAAGTTCCTCGTGAACCGTCCTACAGATGTAGTAGCAGACAACTGGTTGTCAACCGAGACTACATCTACTCAGACAGACTACTGGGTACAGAATGCTTCTTTCTTGAAGTTGGATAATGTAACCTTGGGTTATAGCTTCGCTAATCTTCTCAAGCAGGGTTCATGGAATGGAATCACTGGTCGTATTTATGGAACTGTGAATAACGTGTTCTGCCTTACTAAGTATAAAGGTCTCGACCCAGAGGTGTTCAATGGTATTGACAACAACCTCTATCCACGTCCAATCTCATTCATCTTGGGTTTGAACCTGAATTTCTAA